One window from the genome of Cherax quadricarinatus isolate ZL_2023a chromosome 85, ASM3850222v1, whole genome shotgun sequence encodes:
- the LOC138855234 gene encoding UDP-glycosyltransferase UGT5-like, with product MSLALLNSHFTIDTPLPLLPSQVEVGAMHCRPGNHLPQELESWITGAGSAGVIYFSLGSFTRGTSMPTQYLDLFIQAFRKLPQRVIWKYEGELQDISNNVMISKWLPQQDILAHDNVKVFITHGGLLSLQESIYHATPLLALPIYGDQPKNGIFVKNSGLGDSLVWKELTVDMIVDALTKITSDPKYKENVLKMSVPLRDQLMTSTELAVFWTEYVIRHKGAPQLRSPAAQLSWVEFLMLDVIFLLHLAMFFLYFILRRILRVISAIIFGSEEKTKRKRKKKD from the exons ATGAGTCTAGCACTTCTTAATTCTCACTTCACTATTGACACACCACTGCCTCTCCTGCCCTCACAGGTGGAGGTGGGAGCCATGCATTGTCGCCCCGGCAATCATCTGCCACAG GAACTGGAGTCGTGGATCACAGGAGCAGGATCTGCTGGCGTCATCTACTTTAGTTTGGGGTCTTTCACTCGCGGCACCTCAATGCCAACCCAATATCTTGACCTCTTCATCCAGGCTTTCCGTAAGCTGCCGCAGCGAGTCATCTGGAAATACGAAGGAGAGCTGCAAGATATTTCTAACAACGTTATGATCAGCAAGTGGCTTCCTCAACAAGACATTCTCG CTCACGACAACGTGAAGGTGTTCATCACACACGGTGGTCTCCTCAGCTTGCAAGAATCAATCTATCACGCCACGCCACTCCTCGCTCTACCTATCTATGGTGACCAGCCCAAGAATGGCATATTTGTTAAGAATTCTGGTCTGGGAGACTCGTTAGTGTGGAAAGAGCTGACTGTGGACATGATCGTTGACGCTCTTACCAAAATTACAAGCGATCCCAA GTATAAAGAAAATGTATTGAAGATGTCAGTGCCGCTACGAGATCAACTTATGACATCCACGGAACTGGCAGTGTTCTGGACGGAGTACGTCATCCGTCACAAAGGTGCGCCTCAGCTGAGGTCACCAGCGGCACAGCTCTCCTGGGTGGAGTTCCTCATGCTGGACGtgatcttcctcctccacctggCTATGTTCTTCCTCTACTTCATACTACGTCGAATACTAAGAGTCATCTCTGCTATAATTTTTGGTAGTGAAGAAAAgacaaagaggaagaggaagaagaaagattaA